The Aulosira sp. FACHB-615 genomic sequence CAGTTGCCGTAGCAACAACCCCAGACCCACGTAAAGCTCAAGCAGATAAACTGTTTAACCAAGGTAATCAGCAGTATCAAATCAGTCAATTTGAAGCAGCATTACAGTCTTGGCAACAAGCATTAATTATTTATCAAGAAATTAAAGACCGTAAGAGTGAGGTTGCAGCACTAGGAAGTCTCGGTGTTACTTATAATTCTTTAGGAAAATACCCAAAAGCCATTGAATACCAGCAGCAGAGTTTAGTCATCGCGCGGGAAATCAAAGACCGTAAGGCTGAGGGTAATGCACTAGGAAATCTTGGTCTTACTTACTATTATCTAGGAGATTACCCAAAAGCAATTGAATACCAACAGCAGAGTTTAGTGATCGCGCGGGAAATTAAAGACCGCTTGGCTGAGGGTAATGCACTATGGAGTCTCGGTGTTACTTATGATTCTTTAGGAAAATACCCAAAAGCAATTGAATACCAACGGCAGAGTTTAGCTATTGCCCGTGAAATCAAAGACCGTAAGGGTGAGGTTGCAGCACTAGGGAGTCTCGGTGTTACTTATGATTCTTTAGGAGACTACCCAAAAGCAATTGAATACCAGCAGCAGAGTTTAGTCATCGCGCGGGAAATTAAAGACCGCTTGGGTGAGGGTAAAGCACTAGGAAATCTCGGTAATACTTACAATGCTCTAGGAGACTACCCAAAATCAATTGGGTATACACAACAAGTGTTAGCAATCGCGCAAGAAATAAAAGATCGTTTGAATGAGGGTAAAGCACTAGGAAATCTTGGTAATACTTACTATTATCTAGGAGATTACTCCAAAGCCATTGAATACCAACAGCAGAGTTTAGTCATCGCGCGAGAAATCAAAGATCGTAAGGGTGAGGGACAGTCACTAATCAATCTCGGTAATGCTTACTATTCTTTAGGAGACTACCCAAAAGCAATTGAATACCAACAGCAGAGTTTAGTGATCGCGCGAGAAATCAAAGATCGTTTGAATGAAGGTAATGCACTAGGAAATCTCAGTATTGTTTACCAGTCTTTGGGAGACTACCCAAAAGCAATTGAATACCAACAGCAGAGTTTAGTCATCGCGCGGGAAATTAAAGACCGCTTGGCTGAGGGTAATGCACTAGGAAATCTTGGTCTTACTTACTATTATCTAGGAGATTACCCAAAAGCAATTGAATACCAGCAGCAGAGATTAGTGATCGCGCGGGAAATCAAAAATCGTAATGGTGAGGGTAAAGCATTAGGAAATCTTGGTCTTACTTACTATTATCTAGGAGATTACCCAAAAGCAATTGAATACCAGCAGCAGAGTTTAGCGATCGCGCGGGAAATTAAAGACCGCTTGGGTGAGGGTAATGCACTAGGAAATCTTGGTCTTACTTACTATTTTTTAGGAGACTACGCAAAAGCAGTTGAATACCAGCAGCAGAGATTAGTGATCGCGCGGGAAATCAAAGACCGTATTGGTGAGGGTAATGCACTAGGAAATCTCGGTACTGCTTATCAGTCTTTGGGAGACTACCCAAAAGCAATTGAGTATTTACAACAGGTGTTAGCGATTACGCGGGAAATTAAAGACCGCTTGGGTGAGGGTAATGCACTAGGAAATCTCGGTACTGCTTATCAGTCTTTGGGAGACTACCCAAAAGCCATAGAATACCAGCAGCAGAGTTTAGCGATCGCGCGGGAAATCAAAGACCGTATTGGTGAGAGTAAAGCCCTAAGAAATCTCGGTAATGCTTACGAGTTTTTGGGAGACTACCCAAAAGCAATGGAATATCAGCAGCAGAGTTCTGATTTGTCCCGTTAAGTCTGTTTTTTGACAGTGACTTTTTATTTGTCGCTGTGCCAAATTAAATAGGTTGAAGTAAATAATTATCGTTGGAATAACCCTCATTTGTCACTCTAAGCAGAGGAATATAAAAAGTGGGGAAGTAAGACCATAAACAATGGATTGAAGTTTAGCAAATCCTAATCATAGTTGAGCGATAGGAAAAACTGTCAGCCAAGGCTGGATTAAGTTAAATGGTGTAGTTCTTTTAATGTCGGCGATCGCTTATTTGATTCTGAGTCGTACCTTAATTTCTCATCATGGTCGAGACTCAATGCTGTCCAAGGCGGTTGGGCGAGATTTTAAGGGCAAAATATCGGTGTTGATTTATGGGGTGGCAATTCCCCTTACTTTTGTAAAACCGTGGTTTGGTGGTGCATTGTATGTTCTGGTTGCAATTATGTGCCTCATCCCTGACCGTCGGATTGAAAGGACGCTTAAACCTTAGTGATCAGCAGGTCAGTGTGAACTCTTGAGCAGCAAACGCACCGTGGGTTTAGAACAAAGTTGGACGTTAGAATAATCAGTACAATCTAATCAATTCTCTTGTTGCATTCGTGCTTGTAATTGCTGCACTTGCTCTACCGTTAACCCTGTTACTCGTATGATCACGTCGGTTGCTATACCTTCACGTAGTAAATTCAATGCAATATCTTCTTTTGCCTTTTGAGCGCCTTCTTCTTGCCAACTAGTAACAATTTCCATAACTTCCTCCTGCTCATCTAACCCCATTGTACTGATTGCTGCTTGAAAGACCTGTTTTTCAGTCTCGTCCAATCGCAAATAAGTATCCACAAACCCAGAAATTAATTGCATTCGGGCTGGGTCTAGTTTTAAGGTTGCCAGCAATCGCAAACATTCTGCTTTTACCTGCGGACGCTCTTGTTTGGGAATATTCATTTTCGACATCAATGCTGCGGCTACTGGATTTGGTTGAGTTAGAAAATCCCGCCAGCTTAAACGATTGAGTTGAATAGCAGCAAATTGAAACTCCAGAACGTTTAAATCAGGAAAGGTAACGCGATAGTTTTGTGGTTCAGGGCGTAATGGTTCATCAAAAGAAAAAATCACCACGGGATAAATAGGTAGGTCATATTTTTCGTGCAGTCGAGCAAAATACTTAAACATCCGTTTGGCAAATTCTTTCTTGGTGTAAGACTGATTTTCGACATGGATTAAAAAACAGGTTTCTTGTCCTTGGTAACGCACTTGAGCAAGTAAATCAATTTCCTTTCTTTCCCCAGAAGTGACATCAGTCAAAACTTCTTGGGGTAAAAACTGAATTGAATCACTGTCTATCTGGCTGGCGACTTGCGGCAGAAATAAATCTAAGAACTCAACAAAAAAGGTAGAAAGTAATTCTTTAAACAAGCGGTCATGGTCAATCATGCCGACATTTACTGCGCTTTATACAACGCCAAGGGTGAAGTCATCGAAGACATGGGGGATGAAGTCTGGGTGGCTTGGTATCACTGGAAAGACAAGCCCAAGAAGACTGACCGTTACTTTAAGGATGAGTTGCGATTCTGGAAGGACAACAACCAGTAAATAGAACTCGCATAATTTACCTCTTTACAAAAACTGAATGCAGTACGGGTCAAGTGCTGCCGATATTTTCATGCGCCAAATATTAACCTTTACCACGAATAATTTTATGACACCAGAATTTACGCTTGAAATCGCTCAACAGTTGCATAACAGCAACCAGATTATAGATTTTGATTGGGCTTGGTCAGTGTTGGGATATAGTACCAAGAGCAATGCCAAAAGAATGTTGACGGCATACTTTGAACGAAACTTCGATTATTTCGTACAACCCGAAGACGAATCGCTGGAACCTTTACCATATCAAGTTTTCATCACTTGGGAAGAAAATTCAAAAGCAGGTAGACCAGTCGAAAAAATCTATTTGACAACCGAATGCTTCAAAGAAATGGGGATGTTGTCAAAGAGTGAACAAGGTAGACAGATCCGTAAATACTTTCTGCAATGCGAAACCATTGCCAAAGAATCAGTCAAGTTAATTCCTCAGCTACAGCAACAAATTCAGGAATTACAAAACAATTTCGCCCAGCTACAAGCCCAAATCCAAACCCTGTTACCTCCGTCATCTGACTTCATGCCCCCTGGTTGGGATGCCGAAGTATGGCAAAGTCTCGCACCGCAAGATAAACGTCATTTCCGGTTTTTGTTCCGTCGTCGCAACTTCAGACCATCTACAAAAAATGAACCACTGGCTTTACCTACTGTGGACACAGAAGCCTGGAAGCAAAAGCAAC encodes the following:
- a CDS encoding tetratricopeptide repeat protein, with product MYPKHRKYALIALLGVILSVNLNLPELDFLLNLNSVAVATTPDPRKAQADKLFNQGNQQYQISQFEAALQSWQQALIIYQEIKDRKSEVAALGSLGVTYNSLGKYPKAIEYQQQSLVIAREIKDRKAEGNALGNLGLTYYYLGDYPKAIEYQQQSLVIAREIKDRLAEGNALWSLGVTYDSLGKYPKAIEYQRQSLAIAREIKDRKGEVAALGSLGVTYDSLGDYPKAIEYQQQSLVIAREIKDRLGEGKALGNLGNTYNALGDYPKSIGYTQQVLAIAQEIKDRLNEGKALGNLGNTYYYLGDYSKAIEYQQQSLVIAREIKDRKGEGQSLINLGNAYYSLGDYPKAIEYQQQSLVIAREIKDRLNEGNALGNLSIVYQSLGDYPKAIEYQQQSLVIAREIKDRLAEGNALGNLGLTYYYLGDYPKAIEYQQQRLVIAREIKNRNGEGKALGNLGLTYYYLGDYPKAIEYQQQSLAIAREIKDRLGEGNALGNLGLTYYFLGDYAKAVEYQQQRLVIAREIKDRIGEGNALGNLGTAYQSLGDYPKAIEYLQQVLAITREIKDRLGEGNALGNLGTAYQSLGDYPKAIEYQQQSLAIAREIKDRIGESKALRNLGNAYEFLGDYPKAMEYQQQSSDLSR
- a CDS encoding Rpn family recombination-promoting nuclease/putative transposase; its protein translation is MIDHDRLFKELLSTFFVEFLDLFLPQVASQIDSDSIQFLPQEVLTDVTSGERKEIDLLAQVRYQGQETCFLIHVENQSYTKKEFAKRMFKYFARLHEKYDLPIYPVVIFSFDEPLRPEPQNYRVTFPDLNVLEFQFAAIQLNRLSWRDFLTQPNPVAAALMSKMNIPKQERPQVKAECLRLLATLKLDPARMQLISGFVDTYLRLDETEKQVFQAAISTMGLDEQEEVMEIVTSWQEEGAQKAKEDIALNLLREGIATDVIIRVTGLTVEQVQQLQARMQQEN
- a CDS encoding KilA-N domain-containing protein encodes the protein MQYGSSAADIFMRQILTFTTNNFMTPEFTLEIAQQLHNSNQIIDFDWAWSVLGYSTKSNAKRMLTAYFERNFDYFVQPEDESLEPLPYQVFITWEENSKAGRPVEKIYLTTECFKEMGMLSKSEQGRQIRKYFLQCETIAKESVKLIPQLQQQIQELQNNFAQLQAQIQTLLPPSSDFMPPGWDAEVWQSLAPQDKRHFRFLFRRRNFRPSTKNEPLALPTVDTEAWKQKQRDEVAQLIGEVSPEEKQQFQAVKRQKLREFWSQAPEEDQENMPF